A single Streptomyces sp. 2114.4 DNA region contains:
- a CDS encoding pyridoxamine 5'-phosphate oxidase family protein, which yields MSVSEPGREPVTDLDPDYSSEDATATGWATAVGGITEAEIFWLTTVRPDGRPHVTPLLAVWSDGALHFCTGPGERKAKNLETNAHCVLTTSTAGGNDLHAGLDVVVEGDAVQVSDEPTLHRLAGLYTEKYGSDWHFDVRDGAFHGQGGGRALVFRVEPVTAFGFGRGETYSQTRWRFEGGA from the coding sequence ATGTCCGTCAGCGAACCGGGCCGGGAGCCGGTCACCGATCTCGACCCCGACTACAGCAGTGAGGACGCCACGGCGACCGGATGGGCCACGGCCGTCGGCGGTATCACCGAGGCGGAGATCTTCTGGCTCACCACCGTACGGCCGGACGGCCGCCCGCATGTCACCCCGCTGCTCGCCGTCTGGTCGGACGGCGCCCTCCACTTCTGCACCGGCCCCGGCGAACGCAAGGCCAAGAACCTCGAAACCAACGCGCACTGCGTGCTGACGACCTCGACGGCCGGCGGCAACGATCTGCACGCCGGGCTCGATGTGGTGGTCGAGGGCGACGCGGTGCAGGTCAGCGACGAGCCGACGCTGCACCGGCTGGCCGGTCTGTACACCGAGAAGTACGGCAGCGACTGGCATTTCGACGTCCGCGACGGTGCGTTCCACGGGCAGGGCGGCGGCCGGGCCCTGGTCTTCCGCGTCGAGCCGGTCACGGCCTTCGGGTTCGGGCGGGGAGAGACGTACAGCCAGACGCGGTGGAGGTTTGAGGGCGGGGCGTAG
- a CDS encoding MurR/RpiR family transcriptional regulator, whose product MSSSVKETFKDAPVETRPAPTPPAPAALAAKVRTLAPTMTRSMQRVAETVASDPAGCAALTVTGLAERTGTSEATVVRTSRLLGYPGYRDLRLALAALAAQQAVGGAPAVTADIAVDDSLVEVVAKLAQEEQQCLADTAAALDVTQLEAAVAALAGARRIDVYGIGASNLVGQDLAQKLLRIGLIAHAHADPHLAVTNAVQMRTGDVALAITHSGRTTDVIEPLRVAFDHGATTIAITGRPDGEIASYADYILTTSTARESELRPAAMSSRTSQLLVVDCLFIGVAQRTYETAAPALSASYEALAHRHSPRHNQR is encoded by the coding sequence GTGAGCAGCAGCGTGAAGGAAACTTTCAAGGACGCGCCCGTCGAAACCCGACCGGCCCCGACCCCACCCGCCCCCGCCGCACTGGCCGCCAAGGTCCGCACCCTCGCCCCGACGATGACCCGCTCCATGCAGCGGGTCGCCGAGACCGTCGCGAGCGACCCGGCCGGCTGTGCCGCCCTCACCGTCACCGGCCTCGCGGAGCGCACGGGCACCAGCGAAGCCACCGTCGTACGGACATCCCGGCTGCTCGGCTACCCGGGCTATCGCGACCTGCGGCTCGCGCTCGCCGCGCTCGCCGCGCAGCAGGCGGTCGGCGGCGCGCCCGCGGTGACCGCCGACATAGCGGTCGACGACTCCCTCGTCGAGGTCGTCGCGAAGCTCGCGCAGGAGGAACAGCAGTGCCTGGCCGACACCGCCGCGGCGCTGGACGTCACCCAGCTCGAAGCCGCCGTCGCCGCGCTCGCCGGGGCCCGCCGCATCGATGTCTACGGCATCGGGGCCTCCAACCTCGTCGGCCAGGACCTGGCCCAGAAACTGCTGCGCATCGGCCTGATCGCGCATGCGCACGCGGACCCGCATCTGGCCGTGACCAACGCGGTGCAGATGCGGACCGGTGACGTCGCCCTCGCGATCACGCACTCCGGGCGGACCACCGACGTCATAGAGCCGCTGCGGGTGGCCTTCGACCACGGCGCGACCACCATCGCCATCACCGGCCGCCCGGACGGCGAGATCGCCTCCTACGCCGACTACATCCTCACCACGTCCACCGCCCGCGAGAGCGAGCTGCGCCCGGCCGCGATGTCGTCCAGGACGAGCCAGCTGCTGGTCGTGGACTGCCTGTTCATAGGGGTCGCGCAGCGTACGTACGAGACCGCGGCCCCGGCGCTCTCCGCCTCCTACGAGGCCCTTGCCCACCGCCACTCACCCCGCCACAACCAGCGCTGA
- a CDS encoding PqqD family peptide modification chaperone, whose protein sequence is MWRLRESTHPVLTDEGGALLDERTGRWTQLTPTASAAVMLLLAGATEEEAAGQYATRYGIGFEQAAADVRTVAAALTAQGLATTAPVSRRRWWGWWR, encoded by the coding sequence ATGTGGCGACTGCGTGAGAGCACCCATCCGGTCCTCACCGACGAGGGCGGCGCCCTCCTGGACGAGCGCACCGGACGCTGGACGCAGCTGACCCCGACCGCCTCCGCCGCCGTGATGCTCCTGCTGGCGGGCGCCACCGAAGAAGAGGCCGCCGGACAGTACGCCACCCGCTACGGCATCGGCTTCGAGCAGGCCGCTGCCGACGTCCGTACCGTCGCCGCCGCGCTCACCGCGCAGGGCCTCGCCACCACCGCCCCCGTGAGCCGCCGCCGCTGGTGGGGGTGGTGGCGATGA
- a CDS encoding DUF4031 domain-containing protein: MTVYIDPPTWPGHGRMWSHLVSDHSFDELHVFAAGIGAPRRAFERDHYDLPAERYGDAVRAGAVEVGSKELLRRLTAAGLRRPKHRPAPRV; this comes from the coding sequence GTGACGGTCTATATCGATCCCCCCACCTGGCCAGGACACGGCCGGATGTGGTCACACCTGGTCAGCGACCACTCCTTCGACGAACTGCACGTCTTCGCCGCGGGCATCGGCGCGCCCCGGCGGGCGTTCGAGCGCGACCACTACGACCTGCCGGCGGAGCGGTACGGCGATGCGGTGCGGGCCGGCGCCGTGGAGGTCGGCAGCAAGGAACTGCTGCGCCGCCTGACGGCCGCGGGACTGCGCCGCCCCAAGCACCGGCCGGCGCCGCGGGTGTGA
- a CDS encoding lasso peptide biosynthesis B2 protein: MTSVEAYSTVRTGTFLERCAAAAGLALALVLLRLPFRHALRTVRWARRAGRRPLTAAQAEALVEAARHTSRLWPGRAACLETSLGAVLAAALLGRRLHWCVGVRFLPPPVEYHAWAELCEDGPVGEYTEAGWHHYTALTI; the protein is encoded by the coding sequence ATGACGAGCGTGGAGGCGTACTCCACCGTCCGTACCGGCACCTTCCTCGAACGCTGCGCCGCGGCGGCCGGCCTCGCGCTGGCCCTGGTGCTGCTGCGGCTGCCCTTCCGCCACGCCCTCCGCACTGTGCGCTGGGCCCGGCGGGCCGGACGCCGGCCGCTGACCGCAGCGCAGGCGGAAGCACTGGTCGAGGCGGCGCGGCACACCAGCCGGCTGTGGCCGGGACGCGCCGCCTGTCTGGAGACCTCGCTCGGCGCCGTCCTGGCCGCGGCCCTGCTCGGGCGCCGCCTGCACTGGTGTGTGGGCGTGAGGTTCTTGCCGCCGCCGGTGGAGTACCACGCGTGGGCCGAGCTGTGCGAAGACGGGCCGGTGGGCGAGTACACCGAGGCCGGCTGGCACCACTACACCGCCCTGACGATCTGA
- a CDS encoding protein-L-isoaspartate O-methyltransferase, giving the protein MNAVALAAEQVPERHYTHHEGRGPTPHRSNPSVIHRELTTLDLQQHMRVAEYGTGSGYSTELIARLVGPGGEVTSVDIDAYLTRWANVILAERGLENAHCYTADGTAGFPERAPYDRVVAWCTPPLLPKAWMDQIADRGLIVAPLPIAEVPNMTVVAKVRVHGGKPAVEAVFTGGYIEATASPKGDLDLPGRWVDWENRVPGPSWISLAWRAQDDRLHTGARTTLNRLLHAEYTEPYEGGEVDWPSWRTFVAALGNPQLTMAGLRPDLWAIGHSTSETAAVIQQDGMILADSPDSPSLSALRDWLTTWENAGSPVPESYTPTLVPAGDGEGPAGWHLRLSH; this is encoded by the coding sequence GTGAACGCCGTCGCCCTGGCCGCCGAGCAAGTCCCCGAGCGCCACTACACCCACCACGAAGGCCGCGGACCGACGCCGCACCGCTCGAACCCTTCGGTCATCCACCGCGAACTGACCACGCTGGACCTGCAGCAGCACATGAGGGTCGCTGAATACGGCACGGGCTCCGGCTACTCCACCGAGCTGATCGCCCGCCTGGTGGGCCCCGGAGGGGAGGTCACCAGCGTCGACATCGACGCCTACCTGACGCGCTGGGCCAACGTCATCCTGGCCGAGCGGGGTCTGGAAAACGCCCACTGCTACACCGCCGACGGCACAGCCGGGTTCCCTGAACGAGCGCCGTACGACAGGGTGGTGGCCTGGTGCACCCCGCCACTGCTGCCCAAAGCATGGATGGATCAGATCGCCGACCGCGGATTGATTGTCGCGCCACTGCCGATCGCGGAGGTGCCCAACATGACGGTGGTCGCCAAGGTTCGCGTCCACGGTGGCAAGCCCGCGGTGGAAGCGGTGTTCACCGGCGGGTACATCGAGGCGACCGCCTCCCCCAAGGGCGACCTCGATCTGCCGGGCCGCTGGGTGGACTGGGAGAACCGCGTTCCCGGCCCCTCCTGGATCTCCCTGGCCTGGCGGGCACAGGACGACCGGCTGCACACCGGCGCCCGCACCACCCTGAACAGGCTCCTGCACGCTGAATACACTGAGCCGTACGAGGGCGGAGAAGTCGACTGGCCCAGCTGGCGCACCTTTGTCGCCGCCCTCGGCAACCCACAGCTCACGATGGCCGGACTCCGGCCGGACCTGTGGGCCATCGGCCACTCCACAAGCGAGACGGCCGCCGTGATCCAGCAGGACGGCATGATCCTCGCCGACAGCCCCGACTCCCCGTCGCTTTCCGCTCTCCGGGACTGGCTCACGACCTGGGAGAACGCCGGCAGCCCGGTCCCTGAGTCCTACACCCCCACCCTTGTTCCCGCAGGCGACGGCGAGGGCCCGGCCGGCTGGCACCTGCGCCTGTCCCATTAG
- a CDS encoding helix-turn-helix transcriptional regulator, translated as MPGPKPLDPSSSPRAMLGAELRHKREEAGLTQEELGRHLFVSGSFIGQLEAGTRRMQLEYAVKIDEVLGTDGYFTRNCEAATKSKYPDHFAEAAEAEAVAASIREYAPQLIPGLLQTKAYAWAVCRAYQPTAPEDVIEETVTARLERTRLLDHPTTPLLWVVLDEAVLRRKTGGPVVMAEALWHVVELARRHRIIVQVLPFKAGGHAVMGGALKLMDFDDAPPLTYFEGPGTGVLEDDPATVTRYELAYDLVGASALSPQDSLALIESVAEDYAHEDQP; from the coding sequence ATGCCCGGACCCAAGCCCCTCGACCCGTCCTCGTCCCCCCGCGCCATGCTCGGCGCGGAGTTACGCCACAAGCGCGAAGAGGCCGGTCTCACCCAGGAAGAACTCGGCAGGCACCTCTTCGTCAGCGGGTCGTTCATCGGCCAGCTGGAGGCGGGGACGCGGCGGATGCAGCTGGAGTACGCCGTGAAGATCGACGAGGTCCTCGGGACGGACGGCTACTTCACCCGCAACTGCGAGGCCGCGACGAAGTCGAAGTATCCGGATCACTTCGCGGAGGCGGCGGAGGCGGAAGCCGTCGCCGCGTCGATCAGGGAGTACGCCCCGCAGTTGATCCCAGGACTGCTGCAGACCAAGGCCTACGCGTGGGCGGTTTGCCGCGCGTACCAGCCGACGGCTCCGGAGGACGTGATCGAGGAGACGGTCACGGCACGACTCGAACGTACGCGCCTTCTCGATCATCCAACGACCCCGTTGTTGTGGGTGGTGCTGGACGAGGCTGTGCTGCGCCGCAAGACCGGCGGACCGGTGGTGATGGCCGAGGCGCTGTGGCATGTGGTGGAGCTGGCCCGACGGCACCGGATCATCGTGCAGGTACTGCCGTTCAAGGCGGGGGGCCACGCGGTCATGGGCGGCGCGCTCAAGCTGATGGACTTCGACGACGCGCCCCCACTCACCTACTTCGAAGGTCCAGGCACAGGGGTGCTGGAGGATGATCCGGCGACCGTCACCCGCTACGAACTGGCCTACGATTTGGTAGGAGCCAGTGCACTGTCACCCCAAGATTCCCTGGCCCTGATCGAATCAGTGGCGGAGGATTACGCGCATGAAGATCAGCCCTGA
- a CDS encoding albusnodin/ikarugamycin family macrolactam cyclase — MRWSTGWYGGSWYDRLPRNGRPVPGLETTWTVNWPAPRVRAAGAGSLAVAVVGDCGADDQQLQQSLTAVRSKNWRALTRWPGSYLTIARSGEQLAVLGDLAGQHPVYWRSDGAGTWWSTSATALAAQDGAPVDPTALAAHLALAQPDVLGQWSLFRSVSRVPTGHLLLIGPEGAGALRYEPAEYEPVDRRDAAPTVRAALSEAVGLRCDGRPVSADLAGLDSTTLACLAAQRGAVTAVTFADARLRDDDLAYAVRTAATVPGLAHRTVPGSPETVYYAGLEDLAALPITDAPNAYVVTSSIKRTVLETVAARHPAGVHLTGAAGDAVLSAPSAYLADLLRERQHHRAWQHAQAHARLRHTSALTLLRRARPAARTDLAGAWRQTAAELRRPPRPWVPQAERPVAWTPLLATADWMSPDVRGRLASALDVAAELVDGPARLAAWADRQDLARVGADTTGWRDIALAGHGIEVAAPFLDNEVIRACLAVPADQRGAPGRYKPLLSEAFAHTGVLPPFVLARVTKGGFNALAYAGLREHASTLRGLLGPSSRLAAAGLVTEAPVAAMLQRAALGQPTAQGALHLAIAAEVWLRQLETAPAWWEVNSHVATA, encoded by the coding sequence ATGCGGTGGAGTACGGGTTGGTACGGAGGCAGCTGGTACGACCGGCTGCCGCGCAACGGACGCCCGGTACCGGGCCTGGAGACGACATGGACGGTCAACTGGCCCGCGCCGCGGGTGAGGGCGGCGGGCGCGGGTTCGCTGGCGGTGGCGGTCGTCGGCGACTGCGGCGCCGATGACCAGCAGCTCCAGCAGTCGCTGACGGCGGTGCGATCGAAAAACTGGCGGGCGCTGACTCGCTGGCCCGGCTCCTACCTGACCATCGCCCGCAGCGGCGAGCAGCTGGCAGTGCTCGGTGACCTGGCCGGTCAGCACCCGGTGTACTGGAGGTCCGACGGCGCCGGGACATGGTGGTCGACCTCCGCCACCGCGCTGGCGGCGCAGGACGGGGCTCCGGTCGATCCGACCGCGCTGGCCGCTCACCTCGCCCTGGCCCAGCCGGACGTCCTGGGGCAGTGGAGCCTGTTCCGCTCGGTGAGCCGGGTGCCGACCGGGCACCTGCTGCTGATCGGCCCGGAGGGCGCGGGCGCCCTCCGGTACGAACCGGCCGAGTACGAGCCGGTGGACCGGCGCGATGCCGCGCCGACGGTGCGCGCCGCGTTATCCGAAGCCGTCGGCTTGCGATGTGACGGCCGGCCGGTCAGCGCGGATCTGGCGGGGCTGGACTCCACCACGCTGGCCTGCCTGGCCGCCCAGCGCGGGGCGGTGACCGCGGTGACATTCGCCGACGCACGCCTGCGGGACGACGACCTGGCCTACGCGGTCCGCACCGCGGCCACGGTGCCGGGTCTCGCCCACCGTACGGTGCCCGGGAGCCCGGAGACCGTCTACTACGCCGGCCTTGAGGACCTGGCGGCGCTGCCCATCACCGACGCCCCGAACGCGTACGTGGTCACCTCCTCCATCAAGCGCACCGTCCTGGAAACCGTCGCCGCACGCCACCCCGCGGGCGTGCACCTGACCGGTGCGGCCGGGGACGCGGTACTGTCCGCGCCCTCGGCCTACCTGGCCGATCTTCTGCGCGAGCGACAACACCACCGTGCCTGGCAGCACGCACAGGCCCACGCCCGGCTCCGGCACACCTCCGCCCTGACCCTGCTGAGGCGGGCCCGCCCCGCAGCCCGTACCGATCTGGCCGGGGCCTGGCGGCAGACAGCTGCCGAACTGCGGCGCCCCCCGCGCCCGTGGGTGCCACAGGCAGAGCGGCCGGTGGCATGGACGCCGCTGCTGGCCACCGCCGACTGGATGAGCCCCGACGTACGCGGCCGCCTCGCAAGTGCCCTCGACGTGGCCGCCGAACTGGTCGACGGGCCCGCCCGCCTGGCGGCGTGGGCGGACCGCCAGGACCTCGCGCGGGTGGGGGCGGACACCACCGGGTGGCGGGACATTGCGCTCGCCGGTCACGGCATCGAGGTCGCCGCCCCGTTCCTGGACAACGAGGTCATCCGGGCCTGCCTGGCCGTGCCCGCCGACCAGCGCGGCGCACCAGGCCGCTACAAACCGCTGCTGAGCGAAGCGTTCGCCCATACCGGCGTGCTGCCGCCCTTCGTTCTGGCAAGGGTGACGAAGGGCGGCTTCAACGCCCTCGCCTACGCCGGCCTGCGCGAACACGCCTCCACGCTGCGGGGTTTGCTCGGCCCCTCCTCCCGGCTGGCCGCAGCCGGCCTGGTCACCGAGGCGCCGGTGGCCGCGATGCTCCAGCGGGCCGCGCTCGGACAGCCCACCGCCCAGGGCGCCCTGCACCTCGCTATCGCCGCCGAAGTCTGGCTGCGGCAGCTGGAGACCGCCCCGGCCTGGTGGGAGGTGAACTCGCATGTGGCGACTGCGTGA
- a CDS encoding lasso RiPP family leader peptide-containing protein encodes MEQTTKPVYSAPVVLDAGDVAEVTLGTANFDTADDTQYKNA; translated from the coding sequence ATGGAGCAGACCACCAAGCCCGTCTACAGTGCGCCGGTCGTCCTGGACGCCGGAGACGTCGCCGAGGTGACGCTGGGGACGGCCAACTTCGACACCGCCGACGACACCCAGTACAAGAACGCCTGA
- the murQ gene encoding N-acetylmuramic acid 6-phosphate etherase, whose translation MTSTADHAHLRAQLDTLTTEAFRPDLADIDRRSTLDIARTMNDEDATVPAAVARRLPEIAAAIDATATRMARGGRLIYAGAGTAGRLGVLDASECPPTFNTDPSQVLGLIAGGPSAMISAVEGAEDSTKFAVEDLTGIGLTDLDTVVGISASGRTPYAIGAVEHARELGALTIGLSCNADSALAAAAEHGIEIVVGPELVTGSTRLKAGTAQKLVLNMLSTLTMIRLGKTYGNLMVDVRASNEKLRARSRRIVALATGATDPEIEAALSITDGEVKNAILTLLGDVDGPTAARLLDAANGHLREALQAAKSR comes from the coding sequence ATGACCTCCACCGCCGACCACGCCCACCTGCGCGCCCAGTTGGACACCCTCACCACCGAAGCGTTCCGGCCCGACCTCGCGGACATCGACCGCCGCTCCACCCTGGACATCGCCCGCACGATGAACGACGAGGACGCCACCGTCCCCGCCGCCGTCGCCCGGCGGCTCCCCGAGATCGCCGCCGCCATCGACGCCACCGCCACGCGCATGGCCCGCGGCGGCCGGCTGATCTATGCGGGCGCCGGCACGGCCGGCCGCCTCGGGGTGCTGGACGCCAGCGAATGCCCGCCGACCTTCAACACCGACCCCTCCCAGGTCCTCGGACTGATCGCGGGCGGGCCGTCCGCGATGATCAGCGCCGTCGAGGGCGCCGAGGACAGCACGAAATTCGCCGTCGAGGACCTGACCGGGATCGGCCTGACCGACCTGGACACCGTCGTCGGCATCTCCGCCTCCGGCCGCACGCCGTACGCGATCGGGGCCGTCGAGCACGCACGTGAGCTGGGCGCCCTGACCATCGGCCTGTCCTGCAACGCCGATTCGGCGCTGGCCGCGGCCGCCGAGCACGGCATCGAGATCGTGGTCGGCCCGGAGCTGGTGACCGGCTCCACCCGGCTCAAGGCGGGCACCGCCCAAAAGCTGGTGCTCAACATGCTCTCGACCCTCACCATGATCCGCCTGGGCAAGACCTACGGAAATCTGATGGTGGACGTCCGCGCCTCCAACGAAAAGCTGCGGGCCCGCTCGCGCCGGATCGTCGCGCTCGCCACCGGCGCCACAGACCCGGAGATCGAGGCGGCCCTCAGCATCACGGACGGCGAGGTGAAGAACGCCATCCTCACCCTCCTCGGCGATGTCGACGGCCCCACCGCCGCCCGCCTTCTCGACGCCGCCAACGGCCATCTGCGCGAAGCCCTCCAGGCCGCCAAGAGCCGCTGA
- a CDS encoding PTS transporter subunit EIIC — translation MTEDKNRATAAAILPLVGGAKNLTSIAHCMTRLRLGVRDRSLVRDEALKALPAVMGVVEDDTYQIVLGPGTVAHVTPEFERLVEQARTTDRGPEPRAGAPEAVTPEAGAPEAGAPEAVAPTAGPPAATPTATTAEELAAQGAALKARQKSRNATPVKLFLRRIANVFVPLIPALIGCGIVAGINGLLTNLGWLPSVVPALAAIASGFMSLIAVFVGFQTAKEFGGTPILGGAVAAIIVFPGIAHVTAFGQKLVPGQGGVLGALGAALLAVQVEKCCRNGVFPGRAKSRRRGRVPEALDVLLTPTLTVLVTGLVTIFGLMFVAGEVSTAIGTFATWLLAHGGAFAGFVLGGLFLPLVMLGLHQALIPIHTTLIEQQGYTVLLPILAMAGAGQVGAALAVYLRLPHNRSLRTTIKSALPAGFLGVGEPLIYGVSLPLGRPFITACIGGACGGGFIGLFNQLGDTVGSTAIGPSGWALFPLVKGAQPVTTTLVVYALGLAAGYLTGFLATYFFGFSKQLRADLNTDPDATAPTLSETDPATTGGSPAPPTPNMPDPPGASNALGTPPTSDTPTTPDTPTAPGSPAGLGTR, via the coding sequence ATGACCGAAGACAAGAACCGCGCCACCGCCGCCGCGATCCTCCCTCTCGTCGGCGGCGCCAAGAACCTCACCTCCATCGCCCACTGCATGACCCGGCTCCGCCTGGGCGTCCGCGACCGCTCCCTGGTCCGGGACGAAGCCCTCAAGGCGCTCCCGGCCGTCATGGGCGTGGTCGAGGACGACACGTACCAGATCGTGCTGGGCCCCGGAACGGTTGCCCACGTCACCCCCGAGTTCGAGCGCCTGGTCGAGCAGGCCCGCACCACGGACCGGGGCCCGGAACCGAGGGCCGGAGCCCCGGAGGCCGTAACCCCGGAGGCCGGTGCCCCGGAGGCCGGTGCCCCGGAAGCCGTAGCGCCGACCGCCGGCCCCCCGGCCGCCACCCCCACCGCCACGACCGCCGAGGAGCTGGCCGCTCAGGGCGCCGCCCTCAAGGCCCGGCAGAAGTCCCGGAACGCCACCCCCGTGAAGCTGTTCCTGCGCCGGATCGCCAATGTCTTCGTCCCGCTGATCCCGGCCCTGATCGGCTGCGGCATCGTCGCCGGTATCAACGGCCTGCTGACCAACCTCGGCTGGCTGCCGTCCGTCGTCCCGGCGCTGGCCGCCATCGCCTCCGGCTTCATGTCCCTCATCGCCGTCTTCGTCGGCTTCCAGACCGCCAAGGAGTTCGGCGGCACACCCATCCTCGGCGGCGCGGTCGCCGCGATCATCGTCTTCCCGGGCATCGCCCACGTCACGGCCTTCGGCCAGAAGCTCGTCCCGGGCCAGGGCGGAGTACTCGGCGCACTCGGCGCGGCACTGCTCGCCGTCCAGGTGGAGAAGTGCTGCCGCAACGGGGTCTTCCCCGGCCGGGCGAAATCGAGAAGGCGGGGAAGGGTCCCCGAGGCACTGGACGTGCTGCTCACTCCCACCCTGACCGTCCTGGTCACGGGCCTGGTCACGATCTTCGGCCTGATGTTCGTCGCGGGCGAGGTCTCCACCGCCATCGGGACCTTCGCCACCTGGCTGCTGGCCCACGGCGGGGCCTTCGCCGGTTTCGTCCTGGGCGGCCTCTTCCTCCCCCTCGTGATGCTGGGCCTCCACCAGGCCCTGATCCCGATCCACACCACCCTCATCGAGCAGCAGGGCTACACCGTCCTGCTCCCGATCCTCGCCATGGCGGGCGCGGGCCAGGTCGGCGCCGCCCTCGCCGTCTACCTCCGACTCCCCCACAACCGCTCGCTCCGTACGACCATCAAGTCCGCCCTCCCCGCAGGCTTCCTGGGCGTCGGCGAACCCCTGATCTACGGCGTCTCGCTCCCCCTGGGCCGCCCCTTCATCACCGCCTGCATCGGCGGCGCCTGCGGCGGCGGCTTCATCGGCCTCTTCAACCAACTCGGCGACACCGTCGGCTCCACCGCCATCGGCCCCTCGGGCTGGGCCCTGTTCCCCCTGGTCAAGGGCGCTCAGCCCGTCACCACCACCCTCGTCGTCTACGCCCTGGGCCTGGCCGCCGGCTACCTCACCGGCTTCCTCGCCACCTACTTCTTCGGCTTCAGCAAACAACTGCGGGCAGACCTGAACACGGACCCCGACGCCACTGCCCCCACCCTCTCGGAGACCGATCCCGCAACCACCGGAGGCTCGCCCGCTCCACCCACACCGAACATGCCGGACCCACCGGGCGCATCGAATGCCCTGGGCACACCGCCCACGTCAGACACGCCGACCACACCGGACACGCCCACCGCACCGGGCTCGCCGGCCGGCCTCGGGACACGCTGA
- a CDS encoding DUF397 domain-containing protein produces MKISPEYDLSTAIWRKSSYSGGDGGDCLEVATWHKSTYSGGDGGNCLEVATWRKSTHSDGSGGNCLEVSDDHPGIVPVRDSKDPHGPALAFRAAAWTAFIEGIKSSSL; encoded by the coding sequence ATGAAGATCAGCCCTGAGTACGACCTGAGCACGGCCATCTGGCGTAAGTCCAGCTACAGCGGCGGCGACGGCGGCGACTGCCTCGAAGTCGCCACCTGGCACAAGTCCACGTACAGCGGCGGCGACGGTGGCAACTGCCTAGAGGTTGCCACCTGGCGGAAGTCCACCCACAGCGACGGCAGCGGCGGTAACTGCCTAGAAGTCTCCGACGACCACCCCGGCATCGTGCCCGTCCGGGACTCCAAGGACCCGCACGGTCCGGCGCTCGCGTTCCGGGCAGCGGCGTGGACTGCGTTCATCGAGGGCATCAAGTCCAGCTCCCTGTAG